Part of the Streptomyces antimycoticus genome, CCTGTTCGGTGACGGTCCCGGCGGCGAGCGGGCCGACGATCACCGGCAGCACCCAGGCGGCGGAGAAGGATGCCAGCACCGCGGGCTGCAGCCGCTGCGGATAGGCGCGGCCGACCACCACATACAGCGCGACGATCACCAGCCCGCCGCCTATGCCCTGCACCGCGCGCCCACCCACGAACATCCACATCCGCTGTGCCGAACCGGCCACCAGCAGCCCGGCGGCGAACGCCGCGATCCCGGTGAACAGCGGCGCCAGCGGCCCCTTGCGGTCGCACCACTCCCCCGACAGCGCCATCGCGAACAGGCTCGCGGTGAAGTAGGCGGAGAAGGCGTACGCGTAGAGCTCGACCCCGTCCAGCGCGCGGGCCGCGACCGGCATCGCGGTGTTGACCGCGCTCGCCTCGAAGGCGATGAGGGAGACGACGGTGACGATGCCGAGGGTCAAGGCACGGTAGCGCCTCCCCAGTACGGTGTCGCCGGTGTCGCCGCCGCCCTCCGGACCCAGGTCCAGGTCCAGGTCCAGCTCTCCGTCGTGCGGCTCGGGTGGGAGGGAGGACGCCTGGGGCGGCAGGGCGGCGCTGTCCGTGACGGCGGCGTCGGCGTCATGGGGGTCGCGAGGGGTCATGGCGTCAGAGTAAGTGGCGTTCCGGGACGTCACACCTGTCGCGGGACGGAGCCGCGCTCGGCCGTTGGCCCTAGGCACCCTGTCCGCGACGCGGGCCCTCGGTCCTGGCCGTCCCCGGCCCCTACGTGGTGAGCACGACCCCCGCGTACGAGGCCCCCGCGATCACCACCCACGCACACAGCCCCAACGCCGCGACCCGGGCGCCGGTGCGGGTGAGTGAGGGGAGGTGGACGGCGCTGCCGAGGCCGAAGAGGGCGGCGGCGAGGAGGAGTTCCTGGGCCGTGGCGGCGGTGTCCAGCGCGGCGGTGGACAGGAGGTCCGTGCTGCGCAGGGCGGTCATCGCGAGGAAGCCGAGGACGAACAGCGGCACCAGCGGCGGCCGCCGCTTCGCCGCCTCGCCCACCGTCCCCTCGGCCGCCGCCTTGGCGCGCCCCCGCGCCCGTACGGACGTCGCGAGCGCGGCGACCAGCGGGGCGAGCATGGCCACCCGCACCAGCTTGACCAGCACCGCGTCGCCCAGTGCCGCCGGTCCGGCGGTCTGCGCGGTGGCCACGACCTGGCCCACGTCGTGCACGCTCGCCCCCACCCACCGGCCGAACGCCACGTCGTCCAGCCCCAAGGGGTGCTGAAGCAGCGGCAGGACGGCGATGGCGAGGGTGCCGCAGAGCGTCACCAGCGCCACGGAGGTGGCCACGTCGCGTTCATCGCTCTCCGACACCTCGCTCACCGCGCCGATGGCGGAGGCCCCGCAGATCGAGTAGCCGGTCGCGATCAGCAGCGGCTGATCGCCGCGCAGCCCCATCCGGCGGCCGAGCCACCAGGTACCGCAGAAGGTGGCCGCGACCACACCCAGGACCATCGCCACGGTGGCCCAGCCGAGGCCCAGCACATCGCTCAGGCTGAGCTTGAGGCCGAGCAGCACGATGCCGAGCCGCATCAGCCGCTTCCCGGCGAAGGAGAGCCCGGCGCGGCAGACGCCCCGGACGAGTCCGCGCGCCCCCGGCAGATGGGCCGCGACGATGCCCAGCACCACGGAGGCGGTCAGCAGGGGGACGGCGGGGAGCAGCCAGTGGACGCCCCAGGCGGCCGCGACCCCGGCCACGGCGAGTCCGAGCCCGTACGCCGTGGCCGGCGGCCGCCATCCGGCAGCCTGCCGCGCCCGGCCGGGCGCGGCAGTCAGCGTCACTGGCCGTCCGCCGTCGGAAGGCCCTGGACCTCGTCCGCCGTCGGGAGGTCGTAGACCCGCCGGACGCTGCTGCCCAGGCGGGCGATGTCCGCCCCGTAGACATGGATCGAGATCGCCTTCGTCCCGCAGGCGTTCCACACCCTGTGGATATCTCCGGGCGGCGCGAAACCGCACACCGCGCCCCGCGGGTTGACCACGTCCTCGACCGCGATCAGCCGCGAGCCCGGGCCGTCGGGGACGAGGCGGTAGCGCCGCTCGTGCTCCTCGCCCTCGTGGACGCCGGTCACACACCAGGACACATGGTCATGGATCGCCGTGCGCTGACCGGGCAGCCATACCAGCGCGACGATCGAGAAGCTGCCGTCGGGCTCGGCATGCAGCACATGCTGGCGGTAGCGGTCGGGGTCGCCCTCGCGCTGCTCGGGGGTGAGCAGATCGGGCGCGCCGAGGTGGGGCGCGAGCCGCTCGCCGACCAGATAGGCGGTCACATCGGGCGCCAGCCCCCGGTCGACGGCCTCGCGGACGTCGCCGACGAACTCGCCGAGGCGTGCCGTGAGAAGACGGGAGGACGGATACGCGGTCGGGGTGCTCATGGTGGCAGCGTCCTGCCGCCCGCTCCATCACGTCCAACGACAGCTTGTTGAGCCGTCCCCAAGCGCCGCTTATGGATGGCGCTCATGGACGAGCGCTCGGCGCACGGCCGCGCTCAGCATCCGACCCGGTTCCCCGCCACCGTCTTCAGCTCCTCCAGCACCCGCGCGGTGGCCGGTATCTCCAGATGTTCGCGCAGCACATACGCCGAGACATGGCGGCGCGAGGCGGGGTCCAGGGCGCGCCCGGTGACCTTCTGGTGGCACAGGAACGAGAGCACCAGCCCCGGCATCATCGCCACGCCCAGCCCCGCCGCGACCATGCTCTGCACCACCAGATTGTCGTCAGTGGTGAAGGCGATGTCCGGGGCGAAGCCCTGCTCCGCGCATTCGTGCAGGAAGTTGGCGCGGCACCGCAGACACCCGGCGATCCAGCGCTCCTCGCTCAGCTCCGCCAGCTTGACGGCCCGCCGCCTGGCCAGCGGATGCCCGGTCGGCAGCAGCACCGTCAGCTGGTCCTCCAGCAGCGGGATCTCCACCAGCTCGGCCGGGGTCTCCTCGCGCAGCCCGGGATAGGTGAAGGCGAGCGTGATGTCGCACTCCCCGCGCACCACCCGCCCCAGCGAGTCCGGCGGCTCGCCCTCCAGCAGCTCCACCCGCACCCCCGGATGGGCGGCGGCGAGCCGGGCCATGGCCTCGGGGATGAGGGTGGCGTTGGCGCTGGGGAAGGCGCAGACGCGGACCCGGCCCGAGCGCAGCCGGGTGATGGCGCTCATCTGCTCCTGGGCGGTGGAGATGCTGGTCAGGATGGTGTCGGCGTGACGGGCGAGGGTCTCCCCCGCCTCGGTCAGCCGCATCCCCCGGCCGACCCGGATGAACAGCGGACTGCCGACGGCCCGTTCCAGCGCCTTCATCTGCTGGGTGATGGCCGGCTGGGTGTAGCCGAGCGCGCGGGCGGCCCCGGAGTAGGAGCCGGAGCGGACCACCTCGTGGAACGTCTTCACGTGCCGGGAATCGAACACATTCGCATCATACGGAGAAGCAGACGGAAACCATAAGCGTAATTTGGGTCCGCACAAGATCGCCCCAACCGAAGCTTTTGCGTCACGCGGACCGCCGCCACGGCTCATGCGCCACACCCGGCACACCACACCCCCCGGTCAAGCACGGTCAAGATGACGATGCTGGGGCAAGCTGACTCCATGCCGCACTACACCTCGTACGACGGAACCGAGCTGGCCTACCGCGTCCTGGAGGCCCGGGACGGCTCAGCGGGGCCGCCGCTGATCTGCCTGGCGGGCGGGCCGGGGCGCAGCGCCGCGTATCTGGGCGACCTCGGCGGACTGAACGCCCATCACACCCTCGTCATCCCCGACAGCCGCGGCACCGGGGACTCCCCGCCCGCCGTCGACCCCAGTGGCTACGCCTTCCCGGGGCTCGCCGAGGATCTCGAGGCGCTCCGCCGCCATCTGGACCTCGCCCGCTTCCCGCTGCTCGCCCATGACGCGGCCGCCGCGACGGCCCAGGCATACGCGGCCGCCCACCCCGAGCGGCTCGCCCGGCTGATCGTGGTCTGCCCGGGCGCGCGGCTGCAGGGCGAACTCCCCGAGGACGCCCGGGAGATCTTCGAGTCCCGCGCCGACGAGCCCTGGTGGCCGGAGGCGTATGCGGCGGTCCAGCTGCTGCCCGGCACCACCGACCTCGCCGAGGTGCGCAGGCTGCTGCTGCAGGCCGCCCCCATGGCGTACGGCCGCTGGGAGGAGCCCCAGCGGGCGCACGCCGAGAGCGAGGGCGAGCAGCTCGGGCCCGTGCCCCGGGCCGGTTTCTGGCAGGGCGTCGACGAGGCGGGGCGGCGCGCGGTGCTGACCCGGCTGCGCGAGGTGCCGTGCCCGGTGCTGGCGATCACCGGCGACCGGGACGCGGTGACCGGGATGCGGGCCGGGGAGCTGGTCGCCGAGTCCTTCCCGGACGGGCAGGCGCGGCCCCTGCCCGGGGTGGGCCACTATCCGTGGGTCGACGACCCGGATCTCTTCCGCCAGGCGGTCGAGGACTTCCTGGCGCACCGCCCCACGCCGTGAACCGGGGCCCGGCCGCCCCCGGGCATG contains:
- a CDS encoding YeiH family protein, translating into MTLTAAPGRARQAAGWRPPATAYGLGLAVAGVAAAWGVHWLLPAVPLLTASVVLGIVAAHLPGARGLVRGVCRAGLSFAGKRLMRLGIVLLGLKLSLSDVLGLGWATVAMVLGVVAATFCGTWWLGRRMGLRGDQPLLIATGYSICGASAIGAVSEVSESDERDVATSVALVTLCGTLAIAVLPLLQHPLGLDDVAFGRWVGASVHDVGQVVATAQTAGPAALGDAVLVKLVRVAMLAPLVAALATSVRARGRAKAAAEGTVGEAAKRRPPLVPLFVLGFLAMTALRSTDLLSTAALDTAATAQELLLAAALFGLGSAVHLPSLTRTGARVAALGLCAWVVIAGASYAGVVLTT
- a CDS encoding LysR family transcriptional regulator — protein: MFDSRHVKTFHEVVRSGSYSGAARALGYTQPAITQQMKALERAVGSPLFIRVGRGMRLTEAGETLARHADTILTSISTAQEQMSAITRLRSGRVRVCAFPSANATLIPEAMARLAAAHPGVRVELLEGEPPDSLGRVVRGECDITLAFTYPGLREETPAELVEIPLLEDQLTVLLPTGHPLARRRAVKLAELSEERWIAGCLRCRANFLHECAEQGFAPDIAFTTDDNLVVQSMVAAGLGVAMMPGLVLSFLCHQKVTGRALDPASRRHVSAYVLREHLEIPATARVLEELKTVAGNRVGC
- a CDS encoding cysteine dioxygenase family protein; translation: MSTPTAYPSSRLLTARLGEFVGDVREAVDRGLAPDVTAYLVGERLAPHLGAPDLLTPEQREGDPDRYRQHVLHAEPDGSFSIVALVWLPGQRTAIHDHVSWCVTGVHEGEEHERRYRLVPDGPGSRLIAVEDVVNPRGAVCGFAPPGDIHRVWNACGTKAISIHVYGADIARLGSSVRRVYDLPTADEVQGLPTADGQ
- a CDS encoding alpha/beta fold hydrolase; translation: MPHYTSYDGTELAYRVLEARDGSAGPPLICLAGGPGRSAAYLGDLGGLNAHHTLVIPDSRGTGDSPPAVDPSGYAFPGLAEDLEALRRHLDLARFPLLAHDAAAATAQAYAAAHPERLARLIVVCPGARLQGELPEDAREIFESRADEPWWPEAYAAVQLLPGTTDLAEVRRLLLQAAPMAYGRWEEPQRAHAESEGEQLGPVPRAGFWQGVDEAGRRAVLTRLREVPCPVLAITGDRDAVTGMRAGELVAESFPDGQARPLPGVGHYPWVDDPDLFRQAVEDFLAHRPTP